The Actinocorallia herbida DNA window CCGCGGAACCCGGACCCCCGGACGGCCGTGCAGCGCCCACATCACCCGCGACTGGCGGAGGACGTCCCGGTTCCGCACGGGGGCGAGGCCGGGCGGCGCCACCTTCAGGACCACCGACCGCTCCTGCGCGGGCCCGCCCTCGACGGTCGCGATGAACGTGAGGCTGGAGGCTCCCCCGGTCAGCGGTCGGACCTCCGAGATCCGCGCTCCCGGAGCCCATGCCTGCGCGGCGCGGGTCGCCCTGGCCCGCAACGAGTCGATCAGTTCCGCCGTGCTAGCGGACATCAGTACTGCCCTCCGTCCACGTGCAGGGGCGCGCCGGTGGTGACGGGCTCCGGGCTCACGAGGTAGAGCGCGGTGGTGATGATCTCCTCGGGCTCTCCGGGCCGGCCCAGCGCGTCGCGGGTCCTCACCGGCCGTGCTCCTTCAGGACGGCGGCGTAGCGCTCCCGTGCCGCCGCGCGCTTGGGCGGGAGGTGCTCTGAGGGGAACAGGCCGGGCGCGGGGGTGTACTCGCGCAGCTTCTGCTTGGCGATCGTCGTCTTGTGCACCTCGGTGGGCCCGTCGGCGAGGGCGAGCGAAGGGACGCTCATCCACATCGCGGCGAGCGGGGTCTCGTGCGTGGTGCCCAGCGAGCCGTGCAGGTGGACGGCTCTGCGGACGATGTCGTGGTAGACCTTCGCCATCGCGACCTTGCACATCGCGATCTGGGTCCGGGCCGCCCCGTGCGGGAGGTTGTCGATGGTCCAGGCGGTCTGGAGGACGAGCAGCCGGTACTGCTCCAGCTCGATCCACGAGTCGGCGATGAGCTCCTGGACGGCCTGCTTGTCGGCGAGCCGCTCCCCCTGGGTGCGCCGGGAGAGGGCGCGCTCGCACATCATGTCGAAGGCCCGGCGGCACTGGCCGACGGTGCGCATGGCGTGGTGGACCCGGCCGCCGCCGAGCCTGGCCTGCGCCACGGCGAACCCCTGGCCGGGGCCGCCGAGCAGCGCGTCGGTGGGCACCCGGACGGCGTCGTAGCGGATGTAGCCGTGGATACCCTCGTCGAGCTCGTCCCGCTCGGCCATCGTCGCGACGTTGCGCTTGATCTCGATGCCGGGGGTGTCGGCCGGGACGACGAACATCGACATCCGCTCGTGCGGCCTGGCCTCGGGATCGGTCACCGCCATGACGATGAGGAACTCCGCGTACCGGGCGTTCGAGGTGAACCACTTCTCGCCGTCGATCACCCAGCCGTCGCCGTCACGGCGGGCCCGGCAGGTGAACTCCTTCGGGTCGGCTCCCGCGTGCGGCTCCGTCATCGAGTAGGCCGAGACGATGTCGCCGTCGAGCAGTGGCTGGAGGTACCGGCGCTTCTGCTCGTCGGTGCCGAACATCGCGAGGATCTCGGCGTTGCCCGTGTCGGGCGCGGCGGTGCCGAAGACCGTCGGCGCCCAGTAGGAGCGGCCGAGGATCTCGTTCATGAGCGCGAGCCTGAGCTGGCCGTAGCCCTTTCCGCCCAGCTCGGGACCGAGGTGGCAGGCCCAGAGACCGCGCTCCTTCACCTGCTGCTGGAGCGGGCGCAGGATCGCCCGCGCGGCCTCGTCGCGCACGTCGTACGGGGCGCCTCCGGCCGGGAAGAGCAGGTCGAGGGGCTCGACCTCCTCCCGGACGAAGGCCGCCATCCAGTCGAGTTCCTTCTGGAACTCAGGGTCGGTACTGAAATCCCACATGTGCTCTCCTCGTGTGGTCACCGGGGGGTGGTGCCGGTCTCCAGTCGGGTCCTGATCTCGCGGAGCGTCGCGGTGGCCGCGGCCAGGGCGGCCGGATCGAGCCCGGCGGTCACCTCCGCCGCCCACGTCCGGCTGACGGCGTCGGCCGCCGCGTAGGCCGCACGCCCGCGCTCCGTCGGCACGAGCAAGCGGGCCCTCTTGTGATCCGGGTTGTCGACGGCCTCGACCATGCCGATCTCGACCAACGCGTCCGCGAGCCGCTGCACCGCCTGCCGGGAGTGCCCGAGACTCCGCGCGATCTGCGGAACCGTCGGCGGCCTGTCCCCCCGCACGACGGCGGTCAGCACCAGCAGCTGCGCCCCGGTCAGCCCTTCCCCCGCCCCGAAGTCGGCGGTCGCGGTCAGCAACCGGGCCTGTGTGCGAAGCACTTCGTCAATGAGATCAGCGATCGGATGCGCATCGGACAACATGCCAACACATTGTCGAATCGACAACATATTGTCAAGATCGGGCTGCACGGCCGCCCCCGAAACAATGCCGATGGCCGGAGCACGAGTGCCCCGGCCATCGGACGGAGGGTGAGGCGGATCCAGACGCTGATCAGGCTCAGAAGACCGGCTGCTGCGGTCGGTTCTTGACGTAGCTGCCAGCGTCGACGCGCATCTGCAGGCCGGTCACGAACCGGGACTCGTCCGAGACGAGGAAGAGCACCGCGGCGGCGATGTCCTCGGGCTCGACGAACCCGACGGGCATCGCGTTCATGGCGGGGAAGGCGAGCAGCGCGTCGTCCCTGGTCGGGTGTGCCAGATCGGGCCGGAACTGCCGGTACATGACATCACTGTTGAGCATCGCGGTGTTGGTGTTCGTGGGATGCACCGCGTTCGCCCGGATCCCGCGCGGGGCCAGGGTGAGGGCCAGGTCGTGGACGAACGAGGCGACGGCGCGCTTGGCCCAGGAGTAGCCGAGGCCGCCGAAGCCCATCGCCGGGTTGTCGGTGCCGCCGGGCAGCAGCCCGGCGACCGAGCCCGTGGCGACGATCGACGCACCGTCCGGCAGGTGGGGCAGCGCCGCCTGCACGGCGTGGAACACGCCGTTGAAGTCCACGGCGACGGCGTCGAGGAACGCCTGCGGGTCCTGGGTGCCGAGCGGGCAGATCCCCGCCTGCGCGACGACCGCGTCGAGCCGTCCCAGCTCGGCGACGCCCTGGGCGACGGCGTCCCTCAGCGCGCCGGGGTCGCGGACGTCGGCCCTCAGGCCGACCATGCGGCGGCCGAGCTTCTCCACCAGGCGGACGGTCTCCGCCAGATCCTCCGGTGTGGCGAGCGCGTAGTC harbors:
- a CDS encoding SDR family oxidoreductase; the encoded protein is MRTRDALGRPGEPEEIITTALYLVSPEPVTTGAPLHVDGGQY
- a CDS encoding acyl-CoA dehydrogenase family protein translates to MWDFSTDPEFQKELDWMAAFVREEVEPLDLLFPAGGAPYDVRDEAARAILRPLQQQVKERGLWACHLGPELGGKGYGQLRLALMNEILGRSYWAPTVFGTAAPDTGNAEILAMFGTDEQKRRYLQPLLDGDIVSAYSMTEPHAGADPKEFTCRARRDGDGWVIDGEKWFTSNARYAEFLIVMAVTDPEARPHERMSMFVVPADTPGIEIKRNVATMAERDELDEGIHGYIRYDAVRVPTDALLGGPGQGFAVAQARLGGGRVHHAMRTVGQCRRAFDMMCERALSRRTQGERLADKQAVQELIADSWIELEQYRLLVLQTAWTIDNLPHGAARTQIAMCKVAMAKVYHDIVRRAVHLHGSLGTTHETPLAAMWMSVPSLALADGPTEVHKTTIAKQKLREYTPAPGLFPSEHLPPKRAAARERYAAVLKEHGR
- a CDS encoding MarR family winged helix-turn-helix transcriptional regulator, which codes for MLRTQARLLTATADFGAGEGLTGAQLLVLTAVVRGDRPPTVPQIARSLGHSRQAVQRLADALVEIGMVEAVDNPDHKRARLLVPTERGRAAYAAADAVSRTWAAEVTAGLDPAALAAATATLREIRTRLETGTTPR
- a CDS encoding mycofactocin-coupled SDR family oxidoreductase — translated: MGRVQDKVVFITGAARGQGRAHALRLAQEGADIIGVDLCADIPTNDYALATPEDLAETVRLVEKLGRRMVGLRADVRDPGALRDAVAQGVAELGRLDAVVAQAGICPLGTQDPQAFLDAVAVDFNGVFHAVQAALPHLPDGASIVATGSVAGLLPGGTDNPAMGFGGLGYSWAKRAVASFVHDLALTLAPRGIRANAVHPTNTNTAMLNSDVMYRQFRPDLAHPTRDDALLAFPAMNAMPVGFVEPEDIAAAVLFLVSDESRFVTGLQMRVDAGSYVKNRPQQPVF